A single genomic interval of Coleofasciculaceae cyanobacterium harbors:
- a CDS encoding helix-turn-helix domain-containing protein → MVPKNEHEPLLNKNCPTRQVINIVGDKWTLPVLYVLKQGSKRYSELQREIPGISKKMLTQTLRRLESDKILKRKVYPVIPPKTEYNLTAFGTKLIEPLKVLADWAEEHQQELQQICDRRNQNSLTNTLKSKSSKK, encoded by the coding sequence ATGGTTCCCAAAAATGAACATGAACCCTTACTCAATAAGAACTGCCCGACACGTCAAGTAATCAACATTGTTGGTGATAAATGGACATTACCAGTCCTATATGTTTTGAAACAAGGTAGCAAACGGTATAGCGAACTACAGCGAGAAATTCCCGGGATTTCCAAAAAGATGCTGACTCAAACGTTGAGAAGGCTAGAGTCAGACAAAATATTAAAGCGTAAAGTTTATCCTGTCATCCCTCCCAAGACGGAGTACAATTTAACCGCTTTTGGTACTAAGTTAATTGAACCCCTGAAAGTTTTAGCAGATTGGGCGGAAGAACACCAACAAGAATTACAGCAAATATGCGATCGCCGCAATCAAAATTCGCTAACAAATACTTTAAAATCAAAAAGCTCTAAAAAATAG
- a CDS encoding efflux RND transporter periplasmic adaptor subunit, with protein MTRNSLLTNKTISLYLLFLVLAGCGKQPEAQAPPPAVAVEVTDLNRTSVQSSSEFVGNLEAKQRVALAPRVDGRVLEIAVEEGDTVKKGDLILELQLNREQGEVDAAQSEVNIQRANVSNAEAESKAVEAEVASAQATVQQSQADLREQEAELQLAKTNLERVKFLVKQGAQSQQNLDNSTRDLNAAQAQTDALKAALNSSQKTLSASQARVNSARSAIAGEQAALQQSEARVGIATDNLDFNRLTAPIDGVVGNIQPKIGDYLEIGQEVTSIIQDDALELNISVPLEQASNLKIGLPVEIIDTQGKALSKGSISFISPRADRNSQAILVKAAINNNGRLRDDSFARARIIWSEQPGVLIPTEAVSRIAGKSFVFVAEETKQKNGKTALVAKQKPVELGAIQGQSYQVISGLKSGDRLITSGILNLADDIPINPKSETVTSQEI; from the coding sequence ATGACGCGTAATAGTCTGCTTACTAATAAAACCATTAGTTTATATTTACTGTTCTTGGTTCTAGCTGGTTGTGGAAAGCAGCCAGAAGCCCAAGCTCCTCCTCCCGCGGTTGCTGTAGAAGTTACAGATTTAAATAGAACCAGTGTCCAATCTAGTTCTGAGTTTGTCGGTAATTTAGAAGCAAAACAAAGAGTTGCTCTTGCCCCCAGAGTTGACGGCAGAGTTTTAGAAATTGCTGTAGAAGAGGGAGACACGGTAAAAAAAGGCGACTTAATTTTAGAACTTCAGCTAAATAGAGAACAGGGAGAAGTAGATGCAGCCCAGTCTGAAGTTAATATTCAACGAGCTAATGTGAGCAACGCCGAAGCAGAATCAAAGGCAGTAGAGGCAGAAGTAGCCAGCGCCCAAGCAACAGTACAACAAAGTCAAGCAGATTTAAGAGAACAAGAAGCAGAATTACAACTAGCCAAAACTAATCTAGAAAGAGTCAAATTTTTGGTGAAGCAGGGAGCGCAATCACAGCAAAATTTAGACAACAGCACCAGAGATTTAAACGCAGCCCAGGCACAAACAGATGCCCTGAAAGCAGCTTTAAATTCTAGTCAAAAAACTCTTAGTGCTAGTCAAGCAAGAGTTAATTCAGCCAGATCGGCGATCGCTGGAGAACAGGCGGCTCTACAACAATCGGAAGCCAGAGTAGGTATTGCTACCGATAACCTAGATTTCAATCGTCTTACTGCTCCTATAGATGGAGTGGTGGGCAATATTCAGCCCAAAATTGGTGATTATCTGGAAATTGGGCAGGAAGTAACCAGCATTATCCAAGATGATGCTTTGGAGCTTAATATTAGCGTACCTTTAGAACAGGCTTCTAATTTAAAAATAGGTTTACCCGTTGAAATTATCGATACTCAGGGAAAAGCACTCTCGAAAGGTAGCATTAGCTTTATTTCTCCCAGAGCAGATCGCAATAGCCAAGCAATTTTAGTCAAAGCAGCGATTAACAATAACGGCAGACTAAGAGACGATAGCTTCGCTAGAGCTAGAATTATTTGGTCAGAACAGCCAGGGGTTTTGATTCCTACCGAAGCCGTATCCCGTATTGCCGGTAAAAGCTTTGTCTTTGTAGCCGAAGAAACCAAACAAAAAAACGGTAAAACTGCTTTAGTTGCCAAACAAAAACCTGTGGAATTAGGTGCGATTCAAGGTCAATCTTATCAAGTTATTTCTGGTTTAAAATCTGGCGATCGCTTAATTACCTCTGGCATTCTTAACCTAGCTGACGATATACCCATCAATCCTAAATCAGAAACCGTGACTAGTCAGGAAATTTAG
- a CDS encoding efflux RND transporter permease subunit translates to MILSIADTFIKRPVLTTVCAAITVLVGAISIPMLPISQLPQIAPIQVEVTSAYIGADAETAETNVTSVIEREINGVENMSYISSNTSNDGVTNIAVSFPPETDRDIAQVNVQNRVALSEPQLPSAVQQTGVTVQKSSPDLLMGIAFFAENGEYDDLFLSNYLDLYLLDQVKRIEGVGQAVIFGERKYAMRLWLDPDALAARNLGAEDVVDSLEEQNIQVGAGKIGQQPAADDQRFEFTLRAASRLASAEEFENLVVATGESGNLIKLKDVGRAELGAENYDTSAKFKGKPAVGMGVFQLPGSNALEVGTAIKTTIAELSQTFPPGMNYQIALDATEFVQVSLEEVVKTLMLAVLLVVLILFIFLQDWRTTLIPAIAIPVSLIGAFAFLNVFGFQINTLTLFAMVLSTGVVVDDAIVVVEAIATKVERGMKPRLAAIDTMNELTGAVIATSLVLAAVFIPVSFFPGSTGVIFQQFSLTIVFAIALSTFNALSFTPAMAGLLLRPTNPNRNRNILGKFFNKFNQGFSWITDKYTQAITFLTKKFVRPFVLAAFVALILFTYFLYNLIPTGFIPEEDQGYFFTIVQAPEGVSLNYTQDIMEQIGGKLSEIEDIESYFALSGFGFDGNGSNRGFAFTKLKPWEERSGTEQSVYSILGRLNASFQSITGARALAVNAPPVRGLSSFGGFEFQLQDRRGLPISVLVENANQVIAAAAQRPELANVFTQFAANTPQIEVAVNRDRAKALGINVDDIFDTLQSYLGSRYVNDFVLEQRQYRVYVQADSDFRANPQDINKLYVSSANGQLVSLGTLVELQEFTGPQTITHYNLFRSINIQGSPAPGFSTGQAIQVMEEVAAEILPASMGYEWTGTALEEKSAGGQSVLIFGLGLLMAFLVLAAQYESYVDPLIIILTVPLAVLGAIAAIWVRANIFQAGSIWPIINNDVYVQVGLVMLIGLASKNAILIVEYANQLKEQGLNTVKAAIKAGQERFRPILMTAISSLIGFYPLVVATGAGASSRWSLGTAVFGGMLFATVLSLFLVPSLYIMIKSLQSLTNKGSGGSGNNGKTNDSHNSRVPAKENSEVKLTSNYKLDSSGQNP, encoded by the coding sequence ATGATTCTGAGTATCGCCGATACCTTTATTAAAAGACCTGTATTAACGACGGTGTGCGCTGCTATTACAGTGCTGGTTGGGGCGATAAGTATCCCCATGTTGCCTATATCTCAGCTACCACAAATTGCACCGATCCAGGTAGAAGTGACCTCTGCTTATATTGGCGCAGATGCGGAAACTGCGGAAACGAACGTTACTAGCGTCATCGAAAGAGAAATTAATGGGGTGGAGAATATGAGTTATATCTCCTCCAATACTAGTAATGATGGTGTCACCAATATTGCTGTTTCTTTTCCTCCAGAGACAGATCGTGATATTGCTCAGGTTAATGTGCAAAACCGAGTTGCTCTATCTGAACCTCAGTTGCCATCGGCTGTCCAACAAACTGGTGTAACAGTACAAAAATCTTCCCCAGACTTGTTGATGGGGATTGCTTTTTTTGCTGAAAATGGAGAATATGACGACCTGTTTTTGAGTAACTATCTCGATCTTTATTTACTCGATCAGGTTAAAAGAATTGAAGGGGTAGGACAAGCAGTTATTTTTGGTGAGCGAAAATATGCTATGCGTCTCTGGCTCGATCCTGACGCTTTGGCAGCCCGTAATCTCGGTGCAGAGGATGTAGTCGATTCCCTAGAAGAGCAAAATATTCAAGTAGGTGCAGGTAAAATTGGTCAACAGCCTGCTGCTGACGATCAAAGGTTTGAGTTTACTCTCCGTGCTGCTAGTAGATTAGCTAGCGCCGAAGAATTTGAAAATCTGGTAGTTGCTACAGGAGAAAGTGGTAATTTAATTAAACTCAAAGATGTTGGTCGTGCTGAATTAGGAGCAGAAAATTATGATACCTCAGCCAAGTTTAAAGGCAAACCTGCTGTGGGAATGGGGGTGTTTCAGCTACCTGGAAGTAACGCTTTAGAGGTTGGTACGGCAATTAAAACAACGATCGCGGAACTATCTCAGACATTTCCTCCAGGGATGAATTACCAAATTGCTTTAGATGCTACCGAATTCGTACAGGTATCTTTAGAAGAAGTGGTAAAAACTCTGATGCTGGCAGTTTTGCTAGTAGTTTTAATTCTATTTATCTTTTTACAAGACTGGCGAACTACCCTGATACCTGCGATCGCTATTCCCGTGTCTTTGATTGGGGCGTTTGCTTTTCTAAATGTCTTCGGGTTTCAGATTAATACTCTGACTCTGTTTGCGATGGTCTTATCAACAGGGGTAGTAGTAGATGATGCCATTGTGGTTGTAGAAGCGATCGCTACTAAGGTTGAACGGGGAATGAAGCCTCGTCTAGCTGCTATAGACACCATGAACGAATTAACAGGGGCAGTAATTGCGACATCTTTAGTTTTGGCTGCGGTGTTTATCCCTGTGTCTTTCTTTCCAGGCTCAACGGGAGTAATTTTTCAACAATTTTCCTTGACAATTGTTTTTGCGATCGCCCTTTCTACTTTTAACGCCCTCTCTTTTACTCCTGCGATGGCAGGTCTTTTACTACGTCCGACCAACCCAAACAGAAATAGAAATATCTTAGGTAAGTTTTTTAATAAATTCAATCAAGGATTTAGCTGGATTACGGATAAATATACCCAAGCAATTACTTTCTTGACCAAAAAATTTGTTCGTCCTTTTGTTTTAGCTGCCTTTGTTGCGTTGATTTTGTTTACTTACTTTTTGTATAACTTAATTCCGACAGGTTTTATTCCTGAAGAAGACCAAGGTTATTTCTTTACCATTGTCCAAGCACCCGAGGGTGTATCCCTAAACTATACCCAGGACATAATGGAACAAATAGGGGGGAAACTAAGTGAGATAGAAGATATCGAAAGTTATTTTGCCCTGAGTGGTTTTGGTTTTGACGGTAACGGCAGTAATCGTGGTTTTGCTTTTACTAAACTTAAGCCCTGGGAGGAAAGATCGGGCACGGAACAATCAGTGTATTCAATTTTAGGTCGTCTTAACGCTTCTTTTCAAAGTATTACAGGAGCAAGGGCGTTAGCGGTTAATGCTCCCCCTGTAAGGGGTTTAAGTAGCTTTGGTGGCTTTGAATTTCAACTACAGGATCGTCGTGGCTTACCGATCTCAGTGCTGGTAGAGAATGCCAACCAAGTGATTGCTGCTGCTGCCCAAAGACCAGAACTTGCCAACGTTTTTACCCAATTTGCTGCTAATACTCCTCAAATCGAGGTGGCAGTAAATCGCGATCGCGCTAAAGCTTTGGGAATTAATGTTGACGATATTTTTGATACTCTACAATCTTATTTAGGCTCAAGATACGTTAATGATTTTGTCCTCGAACAAAGACAATATCGGGTTTATGTTCAGGCAGACAGCGATTTTCGTGCTAATCCCCAGGATATCAATAAACTCTATGTCAGCTCTGCTAACGGTCAGCTAGTATCATTAGGCACTCTCGTCGAGCTTCAAGAATTTACTGGACCTCAAACCATTACCCATTACAATCTCTTCCGCTCAATTAACATTCAAGGTTCTCCCGCGCCTGGCTTTAGTACAGGACAAGCAATTCAGGTAATGGAAGAGGTAGCAGCGGAAATCTTACCGGCTAGTATGGGTTATGAATGGACTGGTACAGCCTTGGAAGAAAAATCGGCTGGTGGACAGTCAGTGTTGATCTTTGGTCTGGGCTTATTAATGGCATTCCTAGTTTTAGCTGCTCAATACGAAAGCTATGTAGATCCATTGATTATTATTCTCACCGTGCCTTTGGCGGTGTTAGGAGCGATCGCCGCTATTTGGGTACGGGCAAATATTTTTCAAGCTGGCAGTATTTGGCCGATTATCAACAACGATGTTTACGTTCAGGTGGGCTTAGTAATGTTGATTGGATTGGCTAGCAAAAACGCGATTCTGATTGTGGAATATGCTAACCAATTAAAAGAACAGGGACTAAATACTGTTAAGGCAGCAATTAAAGCAGGACAAGAACGTTTTCGTCCTATCTTAATGACTGCCATCTCCAGTTTGATTGGTTTTTATCCCTTGGTTGTCGCTACTGGTGCAGGTGCATCTAGTCGTTGGTCACTGGGAACGGCGGTTTTTGGGGGAATGCTGTTTGCTACAGTTCTTTCTCTATTTCTAGTTCCCTCTCTTTACATCATGATTAAAAGCCTTCAATCCCTAACGAATAAAGGCTCAGGCGGTTCGGGAAACAATGGCAAGACAAACGATTCCCATAATAGTCGTGTGCCAGCCAAAGAAAATTCCGAAGTGAAACTGACAAGCAACTACAAGCTAGATAGTTCAGGTCAAAATCCTTAG
- the sppA gene encoding signal peptide peptidase SppA, which produces MIWPFNKTKKQIARIEITGAIASETRKQVLKAFKTIEEKKFPALLLRIDSPGGTVADSQEIFAALQRLQSDKNVKVVASFGNISASGGVYIGVGAKHIVSNPGTITGSIGVILRGNNLERLLEKVGVSFKVVKSGPYKDILAFDRELTEEEERILQQLIDVSYGQFVATVAKGRSLDQDTVRTFADGRVFTGEQALALGLVDRLGTEEDARRWAAELAGLDPDKAEYFNIEEPKPFINRFIPGRSQSKTGIGLAIDSVQFDLATSGLPLWLYRP; this is translated from the coding sequence ATGATTTGGCCGTTTAACAAAACTAAAAAACAAATTGCGCGAATCGAAATTACTGGTGCGATCGCTTCAGAGACTCGCAAACAAGTTTTAAAAGCGTTTAAAACTATTGAAGAAAAGAAGTTTCCCGCTCTACTGTTGCGCATAGATTCCCCTGGGGGTACGGTAGCAGATTCTCAAGAAATTTTTGCTGCTTTGCAAAGGCTACAGTCAGATAAAAATGTGAAGGTAGTTGCTAGCTTTGGTAACATTTCAGCTTCGGGTGGTGTTTACATTGGTGTCGGTGCCAAGCACATTGTTTCCAATCCTGGAACGATTACAGGCAGTATTGGCGTGATCTTGCGGGGGAACAATTTAGAACGACTATTAGAAAAAGTTGGTGTTTCTTTTAAAGTAGTCAAGTCTGGACCTTATAAGGATATTTTGGCCTTTGACCGTGAGTTGACAGAGGAAGAAGAGCGTATCTTACAGCAGTTAATTGATGTTAGTTATGGTCAATTTGTCGCTACCGTTGCCAAGGGTCGGAGTCTAGATCAAGATACGGTTAGAACCTTTGCTGATGGTCGAGTATTTACTGGAGAACAAGCTCTAGCATTAGGTCTGGTGGATCGCTTAGGCACAGAGGAAGATGCTCGTCGTTGGGCAGCAGAATTAGCAGGATTAGACCCTGATAAAGCCGAATATTTTAATATTGAAGAACCAAAACCATTCATCAACCGCTTTATTCCTGGTAGGAGTCAAAGTAAAACTGGTATCGGTTTAGCAATTGATTCGGTACAGTTTGACCTGGCGACTAGCGGTTTGCCGTTGTGGTTATATCGTCCTTAA
- the aroH gene encoding chorismate mutase, whose protein sequence is MEWKVRGIRGATTVTENTEVAMASAVKELLDELETYNLFQPDDLVCVIFTVTADLDAVFPAAAARKRLGWNYVPLIDLQQMDVKGSLPRCIRILIQVNTSLPQSAMIHRYLHQAQSLRPDLDIQMSSQRLV, encoded by the coding sequence GTGGAGTGGAAAGTAAGAGGCATTCGTGGAGCAACGACCGTGACTGAAAATACGGAGGTCGCTATGGCAAGCGCTGTTAAGGAACTATTAGACGAACTGGAGACGTACAATTTATTCCAGCCTGACGATCTAGTTTGCGTAATTTTTACCGTCACTGCCGATCTTGATGCCGTGTTTCCCGCTGCTGCTGCCAGAAAACGCCTTGGCTGGAATTATGTTCCTCTGATCGATCTACAGCAAATGGATGTTAAGGGAAGTTTACCACGCTGCATTAGAATTTTGATTCAGGTTAATACTTCGCTGCCGCAATCGGCAATGATCCATCGTTATTTACATCAGGCACAGTCACTTCGCCCAGACTTGGACATTCAAATGTCTAGTCAACGCCTAGTCTAA
- a CDS encoding pentapeptide repeat-containing protein, with translation MKPSSTYNNSPASKPSEKKPLGQLLNEAGLISAKQIEIALQEQVEIPQMKIGEILVLRGWLKQKTADFFVEQWEQLLQQEQKHLLVYYFRQAALLNDNQIKLILEQRNNSQTARFHHIAVQKGLIDQQTVDFFIKNLLSPSKSQKSSDLVSFATAYKILQNYIRGETNFQRSELKKIKLNHVTLRVNLDSYNLTRAKLKQANLSNSSLRLVNLTGANLEGSNFRKAILREADLRHGYLVNVCFADVDLRSIKLQGANLTGAFYDR, from the coding sequence GTGAAACCCTCTTCAACCTATAATAATTCCCCAGCATCAAAACCTAGTGAGAAAAAGCCCCTCGGTCAGCTTTTAAACGAAGCTGGTTTAATTTCAGCCAAACAAATAGAAATTGCTTTACAAGAGCAAGTCGAAATTCCCCAGATGAAAATTGGTGAAATTTTGGTCTTGCGGGGTTGGCTTAAACAAAAAACTGCCGATTTTTTTGTGGAGCAATGGGAGCAACTTTTGCAGCAAGAGCAAAAGCATCTCTTGGTGTATTATTTTCGACAAGCTGCATTACTTAATGACAATCAAATTAAGCTTATTTTGGAGCAGCGTAATAATTCACAAACAGCTAGATTTCACCATATAGCTGTCCAAAAAGGCTTGATCGATCAACAAACCGTTGACTTCTTTATCAAAAATTTGCTCTCCCCTAGCAAGAGTCAAAAATCTTCAGATCTAGTTTCTTTTGCCACTGCCTACAAAATCTTGCAAAACTATATTCGAGGCGAAACTAATTTTCAAAGATCTGAGCTGAAAAAAATTAAGCTTAATCATGTTACTCTTAGAGTCAACCTTGATAGTTATAACTTAACTAGGGCAAAATTAAAGCAGGCCAATCTCAGCAATTCATCTCTAAGGCTGGTTAATTTAACGGGTGCTAATTTAGAAGGGTCTAACTTTAGAAAAGCCATTCTTAGAGAAGCTGACTTAAGACACGGCTATCTAGTTAATGTTTGTTTTGCAGACGTAGATTTACGTAGCATTAAATTACAGGGAGCGAATCTAACAGGTGCTTTTTATGATCGCTAG
- a CDS encoding leucyl aminopeptidase, producing MQIKATNTALLDWTGDLLAVGISEGETELSGDLAKLDEKLTGTISELIADEEFEGKSGTSAVSRVGGKNPVRKIALVGLGKTSDLTIDSWRSAAAAIARLAKKEKTLGISLPESSEPASEAAQAITEAIILALHEDNRFKSEPESKEPKLETIDLIGLAGQESAIAKAQTIASGVIFARELVNAPANQVTPVTMAETAQQLAQEYGLEVKILEQEDCAKFEQGMGAYLGVGQASEIPPKFIHLIYKPQGTAKRKVAIVGKSVTFDSGGLNLKPSGSGIETMKMDMGGGAATLGAAKAIAQLKPDVEVHFICAATENMISGKAMHPGDVLKACNGKTIEVNNTDAEGRLTLADALVYAEKLEVDAIVDLATLTGACIVALGNDIAGLWSTDDALTEEMKTAAKLAGEKFWQLPIEEKYFEGLKSQIADMKNTGPRAGGSITAALFLKQFIKETPWMHLDVAGPVWTDSSSGVNNKGATGFPVRTLVNWVSN from the coding sequence ATGCAGATCAAAGCAACCAATACAGCATTATTAGATTGGACAGGCGACTTACTTGCCGTTGGTATTTCAGAAGGCGAAACTGAGTTGTCAGGAGACTTGGCCAAATTAGATGAAAAATTAACTGGAACAATTTCTGAATTGATTGCCGATGAGGAATTTGAAGGTAAATCTGGTACTAGTGCAGTTAGTCGTGTTGGCGGCAAAAATCCCGTACGCAAAATTGCTTTAGTTGGCTTGGGCAAGACAAGCGATTTAACTATAGATAGCTGGCGCAGTGCCGCAGCAGCGATCGCTCGTTTGGCAAAGAAAGAGAAAACTTTGGGTATTAGCTTGCCCGAAAGCTCAGAACCTGCCTCAGAAGCAGCTCAAGCAATCACGGAAGCAATTATTTTAGCTCTCCACGAAGATAATCGCTTTAAGTCTGAACCAGAATCTAAAGAACCAAAACTAGAGACTATTGATTTAATTGGTTTAGCGGGACAAGAATCAGCAATTGCCAAAGCTCAGACAATAGCCTCTGGAGTTATTTTTGCTAGAGAATTAGTTAATGCCCCTGCTAATCAAGTTACTCCCGTAACCATGGCAGAAACAGCACAGCAGCTAGCTCAAGAATACGGTCTAGAAGTTAAAATTTTAGAACAAGAAGACTGCGCTAAGTTCGAGCAGGGCATGGGTGCTTATCTCGGTGTAGGTCAGGCTTCGGAGATTCCACCGAAGTTTATTCACCTAATCTACAAACCTCAAGGTACAGCCAAGCGAAAGGTGGCTATTGTAGGTAAAAGCGTTACCTTTGACTCTGGTGGTCTGAATCTTAAGCCTAGCGGCAGCGGTATTGAAACCATGAAAATGGATATGGGCGGCGGTGCAGCTACTCTTGGCGCAGCCAAAGCGATCGCTCAGCTCAAGCCAGACGTTGAGGTTCACTTCATTTGTGCAGCCACTGAAAATATGATTAGCGGCAAGGCAATGCACCCTGGTGACGTGCTGAAAGCCTGTAACGGTAAAACGATTGAAGTCAACAACACTGATGCTGAGGGTAGACTAACCTTGGCAGATGCCTTAGTATATGCCGAAAAGCTAGAGGTAGATGCGATCGTCGATCTTGCCACTTTGACGGGTGCTTGTATTGTAGCTCTGGGTAATGATATTGCTGGGCTATGGAGTACTGATGACGCTCTGACAGAAGAGATGAAAACCGCTGCTAAATTAGCAGGAGAAAAGTTTTGGCAGTTACCGATCGAAGAGAAGTATTTTGAAGGCTTGAAGTCTCAAATTGCCGATATGAAAAACACTGGTCCTCGTGCTGGTGGTTCAATTACAGCTGCACTATTTTTGAAGCAGTTTATCAAAGAAACTCCTTGGATGCACCTAGATGTTGCTGGCCCAGTTTGGACAGATTCTTCTAGCGGAGTTAACAACAAAGGAGCGACTGGCTTTCCGGTTAGAACCCTGGTTAACTGGGTAAGTAATTAG
- a CDS encoding iron uptake porin, with protein MSKLIRNLLLACPAIIGLVLGSQLSASAQSVLGVDSNTELLNQIDNYSQEGKTNPSNQVTNVNQLRDVSPTDWAYEALRSLVDRYGCIAGFPNQTYRGSQPLTRYEFAAGLNSCLNQIERLIASQGSVGAEDLETITRLSQEFEAELATLGGRVDEIESRTAALEDNAFSTTTKLQGEAVFGISNEFNNSDLNEVVFQDRVRLSFVSSFFGEDSLYTRLDASNATYGFQTEDANGDPVELDTGTLTYQTLDNSNNIEIGWLAYYFPIGEKIDVYLPAAFPLWVDFVPSLSPYLDSFTGATGSLSSFAESSPIYKIGLAAGGGVGFNFKPTDFITVSAGYFGGDSFNPVAEEDGGLFNEEYSALGQVTLSLLDDKLQLAGTYVLGQFGNTLIDGGDGEFIGTNGVFDLGVGTANANVPFGDDTKTATNSYGVEAAFQLNDRIALNAFGMYMDAQPTSGVGEAEIWSYGAGLSFPDLGKEGNLAAIFGGVEPYNGNEDDLPIHLEGLYKYQFNDNISITPGVVYLIAPNGNEDDEDALIGVLRTTFTF; from the coding sequence ATGTCTAAATTAATCCGTAACTTGTTACTGGCTTGTCCAGCAATCATTGGTTTGGTGTTGGGTTCTCAATTGTCAGCTTCTGCTCAGTCAGTTTTAGGCGTAGACAGCAACACCGAGCTACTCAACCAAATTGATAATTATAGTCAAGAAGGTAAAACCAACCCCAGTAATCAAGTAACTAACGTCAATCAGCTGCGAGATGTTTCTCCCACAGATTGGGCTTATGAAGCACTACGTAGCCTAGTTGACCGTTATGGCTGTATCGCTGGTTTTCCTAACCAAACTTATCGTGGTAGTCAGCCTCTAACTCGTTATGAATTTGCCGCGGGCTTAAACTCTTGTTTAAATCAAATTGAGCGTTTAATCGCCTCACAAGGTTCTGTCGGTGCTGAAGATCTAGAGACAATAACTCGTCTCAGCCAAGAATTTGAAGCAGAATTAGCTACATTAGGTGGCAGAGTTGATGAAATTGAAAGCCGTACGGCAGCACTAGAAGATAATGCTTTCTCTACTACTACAAAATTACAAGGTGAAGCGGTCTTTGGCATCAGTAACGAGTTTAACAACTCTGATTTAAACGAAGTAGTTTTCCAAGATAGGGTGCGTCTGTCTTTTGTTTCCAGTTTCTTTGGGGAAGATTCTCTGTATACTCGTCTTGATGCCTCTAACGCTACTTATGGTTTTCAAACAGAAGACGCTAATGGAGATCCTGTTGAGCTTGACACTGGTACGTTAACTTATCAAACTTTGGATAATAGTAATAATATAGAAATTGGCTGGTTAGCTTACTACTTCCCTATCGGTGAAAAAATTGACGTTTATTTGCCCGCAGCCTTCCCACTCTGGGTTGACTTTGTTCCATCTTTAAGTCCCTATTTGGACTCGTTTACTGGCGCTACTGGATCTTTGTCTAGTTTTGCTGAATCTAGTCCCATCTATAAAATAGGTTTGGCTGCTGGTGGTGGTGTTGGTTTTAACTTTAAGCCTACTGACTTTATTACCGTTAGTGCTGGTTACTTCGGCGGTGATTCTTTCAACCCTGTTGCCGAGGAAGATGGTGGTTTATTCAATGAAGAATACTCTGCACTTGGTCAAGTTACTCTCAGCCTATTAGATGATAAATTACAATTAGCCGGTACTTATGTTCTGGGTCAATTTGGGAATACTCTAATAGATGGTGGTGATGGTGAATTTATTGGCACAAATGGCGTGTTCGACTTAGGGGTAGGTACTGCTAATGCAAATGTACCTTTCGGCGATGATACTAAAACAGCAACTAATTCTTACGGCGTAGAAGCAGCTTTTCAACTTAATGACAGAATTGCTTTAAACGCTTTTGGCATGTATATGGATGCACAGCCTACTTCTGGAGTGGGAGAAGCAGAAATTTGGTCTTATGGTGCAGGACTATCATTCCCAGATCTTGGTAAAGAAGGTAACTTAGCTGCTATTTTTGGGGGCGTAGAGCCTTATAATGGAAACGAGGACGATCTGCCGATTCATCTCGAAGGTTTATACAAATATCAGTTTAATGACAACATCTCGATTACCCCTGGTGTAGTTTATCTAATTGCTCCTAACGGCAACGAAGATGATGAAGATGCTTTAATTGGTGTTCTAAGAACTACCTTTACTTTCTAA